A segment of the Cryptosporidium parvum Iowa II chromosome 5, whole genome shotgun sequence genome:
ACATTCAACCTAAAAAACACTAATTAAACTTATTATCCTCTTTTTCAATACTTGATTCTTGTTCTATATGTTTATATTAATCtgattttttcttcttttgtaACCAATTTTCCTCTCATTTACTTTTCAAAACTCAATCTCAAATCCTAACTAAGTATCTCCTATTTTCgtattattagtatttcattattcttatgcatttatttatatattatttagtgcctaaatttaatgaattataatcaaaattttatatttcaCACATATTTTAACCCTCATCCACATGTTAATAAATacatattataaattttatttctaattaatttaaatatagtAAATTTGAGGTAACCGGAGATTCCCGccttttaaattaataaatcaagtTACTAATGAGAAACAAATAGATCAGctttatattattgatcaaatttaaaaaaaaaaaagatagattttaaaattaataaattaaataaataaaagatatGGTAAATATTTTACCTCCATTTATTAGTATCAATATCACGTGTatctctttctttatttctttgattATTTCTAGAAGAGTTACTAGAATGTCTTCCCATTGATGAAGATTGTTGCTGATTTTTTGATTGATCATTTGTACCAGTTCTTCTTAGATCCGTAAAACtaacatttttattactaCTATTTGTTCTACTGAAACTTGAATTACTAAAACCAGCTCCACTTTCAGCTCCTGAAGCACCACTTGATGAATTTGTCACTCTTGTTAAATCACGTGTAAAATCTACTCTTGATGGGCTTCCATTTCCTGAAGTTCCAGTTTTTTGTCTTGTAAATTGTACACCTAAATTTtcaagttaaaaaaaaagtattatgaataaaaaataaatgacTATTCTctaaatgaatttttataCATATTATaacttgaaaattttgatcataatccaaaagaaaaaaatatttgaattagaaattcattcttattaaaaaatattcatacTGACGTGCAAATTGGGATTATTCaatcatttcttttttctgaaacataaaaattattattaataatataataataatcctCATGTTCTAGCCAGTTTataatcataataataataacaaaaatgaatttctaatccaaatatttattttccttctttaaaagtattttcaattcaatatttcatttatatatattaaaatgaaaaattgcCGCGCGCGGCAAATTCAtgtataaatattcattcaatagtcaaattattatttaaacttACCTGAAGAATTACCATTATTTGATCTAGAGTTATTTCCAAAACTTCTATTAGAGTTGTTATTCCCACTTGTTTCTCCTCTTGTGAAGCTAATTGCATCACCTCTATCATTAAATCCAccactattattattacttgaattattaatattactactACCACCACTACTCTTAGAATTTGCAGCCATTAATTTAGCCTCAATTTCCTCCTCTCTTCTTCTCTGCATTTCTAATTGTCTTTGCATCTTTAATCGTTTTTCCTCTTTTTGTCGGTTCGCTTCTTCAAGTAATCTtgcttcttcttcctctcTCTTAgcctcttcttcttttcttctttgttcttcttcatgtaatttcttttcaatagCTTCATTACGTCTAATCTTAGCTCTAGAAATCTTAAGCTCCttaatctttttaataCATCTTAATCTTTGTACCTTTAATTCATCCATAAGCTCTTCCTTTCTTATTTCTAATCGTTTATCTTtccaattatttaaatatggTAATATAGTTTTCAAgatttccttttctttatgTGCTTCCTtcttaatttcttctatctttaataaataactaTCTTGTAATTGTTTATGCAATTCTTTATCACTTTgagatatttttttattccaaTCCATTATTAATGGAATTTCCTCTAATCTATATGCTCTAGCTAAATGATCTAATCTTTTAGCTTCTTGTTTTCTTTgtttaattctttcttgTCTTTCAAAGTTACATTGTTCCTCTTgtaatttttctaaatcaTCATATAATATTCTACCTTCTAATAAGTCTTCCAATGTTATTTCATCCAAAAGTTTTCCTTTTAATACTATCTTATTTGAACTTGTATTCTTAAATGCAAGCTTTTTTATTGTTTCTAGCATCATTCTACAAGCTTCAATCTTATTCTTCTTAATCTCTTCCAATTGTCTTGCCTcttctcttcttcttctatcTTCTTCTCTCTTTTGTATTTCCAATAACTCCTCTTGTGCTTTTGCTTCCTTTTCTTGACGTTTCTTATCCTCTTCAACTCTCTTAAGTTCCtcaattctttcttttcttcttaatttaatttcttcaatacgTTTTTCCATTGAAATCATTTCAATTGGAAGACGTCTCTGTACCATTTGAGAAATCTTTgtattttgattatttaatcCAACCTttatattatctttatctAATCTTCTTAAAAGTGTTTCTAACATAAAAGcagatgataataattgattattatatttagatcccgaattattaatattacataTTGTTTGTGTCTGTGATAATCCGTTATTATTCGatacaatattatttgaattaccACTATTTTTATAGCTATTATTAgcataattattatatccCAAGCATTTATCCACTGAATATATACATTTTCTTGCATAATCAAttcttaaatttattattgaagaatttgataattgTACAAGAAGTTTTTCTGTGTCAGTCCATGGTAAAAAGTCATTTGGACAtatattcttcaaaaattgaTCAATGCAAATAGAAGAATATActcttgaaattaataaaaatagtttTGTTAAAATAGTTACTTTCAAGGGACGTgtatattcattaaaatcTGGATCAATTTGCATCAAGTTTGTTAAAAGACCATTAGTACTAACACATAATTTCAAAGTATTAGATCTTCCTTCAATTATCCCATATAATTGCTGACATACTGGTAATGATAATCctaaaatattctttgaaattaacatactttttaatatctcCCTTGttggaataaataatgatccTAATAATAATGCAGCTTTCTTAACTTGATCGCCTTGTGGATAATAATCATTGGATGTCATATTTCCTGTAAAATAGCgtgattttgaatttaagcTCAAGTTATTCTCACTTAATGGAATTGATAATACTGCTAATACAACTGTAGAAGccatttttgttaattctTCCTGAGATacattctttttaaattgcTTTAAATgtaagaaatattttaaatgtGCCAAAGCATGGAATGAATAATTCTCTGTTAATAAAAACATTTTACTTAATATATCATAATATAATGCAACCCATCTTAAATATGTTGGTCTAACTTTCATTGCATGTGCACTGTCCATAATTTGTGAATTGGCGCCATTTGGGTTATTGGAATTTAATGGAAGAGTAGTACCGCctaaaaagttattttgattaatgCCATGTAATACATTAATTTGgttattttgattattagaattaaatgatGCATTTTGAGTGAAAGAGTTTCCAATAAGAGGatcaaattgaaaaattcCAAGATGGAAGATTTCCTCTGCAGTAGTGAAACATTCATTCcataatgataattttgCTGCACCTCTGAGTTGAACAATTCTTGTTTCTAGATGACATTCTGGTC
Coding sequences within it:
- a CDS encoding eukaryotic translation initiation factor 3: MLTFHKPENAIRRVEELRSIGQDETALQLLHSVVNHRRFRVHGWDSSQELMMIQYIILSVDLQKPRMAREGLHQYRYVTHQSNIGSLGKVIVEFRNRAEEQLQSVKNECVDCMDPNLIKENLEQEETPESLLLASLQIERRGAKEKKLHETLRFTWEAYKMILDIIRLTPKLERIYHETAQRALEFCWQHNRASEFKTLCELLRTHYQLLVSNRHRPEIEVMLRPECHLETRIVQLRGAAKLSLWNECFTTAEEIFHLGIFQFDPLIGNSFTQNASFNSNNQNNQINVLHGINQNNFLGGTTLPLNSNNPNGANSQIMDSAHAMKVRPTYLRWVALYYDILSKMFLLTENYSFHALAHLKYFLHLKQFKKNVSQEELTKMASTVVLAVLSIPLSENNLSLNSKSRYFTGNMTSNDYYPQGDQVKKAALLLGSLFIPTREILKSMLISKNILGLSLPVCQQLYGIIEGRSNTLKLCVSTNGLLTNLMQIDPDFNEYTRPLKVTILTKLFLLISRVYSSICIDQFLKNICPNDFLPWTDTEKLLVQLSNSSIINLRIDYARKCIYSVDKCLGYNNYANNSYKNSGNSNNIVSNNNGLSQTQTICNINNSGSKYNNQLLSSAFMLETLLRRLDKDNIKVGLNNQNTKISQMVQRRLPIEMISMEKRIEEIKLRRKERIEELKRVEEDKKRQEKEAKAQEELLEIQKREEDRRRREEARQLEEIKKNKIEACRMMLETIKKLAFKNTSSNKIVLKGKLLDEITLEDLLEGRILYDDLEKLQEEQCNFERQERIKQRKQEAKRLDHLARAYRLEEIPLIMDWNKKISQSDKELHKQLQDSYLLKIEEIKKEAHKEKEILKTILPYLNNWKDKRLEIRKEELMDELKVQRLRCIKKIKELKISRAKIRRNEAIEKKLHEEEQRRKEEEAKREEEEARLLEEANRQKEEKRLKMQRQLEMQRRREEEIEAKLMAANSKSSGGSSNINNSSNNNSGGFNDRGDAISFTRGETSGNNNSNRSFGNNSRSNNGNSSGKFK